The following coding sequences are from one Triplophysa dalaica isolate WHDGS20190420 chromosome 12, ASM1584641v1, whole genome shotgun sequence window:
- the LOC130433125 gene encoding free fatty acid receptor 2, with protein sequence MWNRTSMQACELNLCLSVYIITFITGFPANVLAFYTFCRKVWKKPAPIDILLLNLTISDLLFLLVLPFKMQEVVDNMIWNMPYFLCPLSGFVFYMTIYNSTFFLTAVSVERYLGVAFPIQHSLRRRPIYAVLASIFIWGFSVLHLSIVYIMPYYNPPGTGSVPRNICYEGFTDAQLQVLLPFRLELCIVLFCIPFLISSFCYINFIRILSQLPNIGRRRRLRAIGLALGTLLVFALCFGPYNVSHVVGFVKKESPEWRDKALLLSTFNACLDPFIFYFTSAAVRNALGAMVRGVWNKCRCPQVLWSSKKKKPSEMEKSNLPKPQEINAV encoded by the coding sequence ATGTGGAACAGAACAAGCATGCAGGCGTGTGAATTAAATCTGTGTCTCTCCGTctacatcatcaccttcatcacCGGTTTCCCCGCCAATGTTCTGGCCTTCTACACGTTCTGCCGCAAGGTGTGGAAGAAGCCAGCCCCCATCGACATCCTCCTCCTCAACCTCACCATCTCGGACCTCCTCTTCCTCCTTGTCCTCCCATTCAAGATGCAAGAGGTGGTGGATAACATGATATGGAACATGCCCTACTTTCTGTGTCCTCTGTCCGGCTTCGTATTCTACATGACCATCTACAACAGCACCTTCTTCTTGACGGCGGTGAGCGTGGAGCGTTACCTCGGTGTGGCCTTCCCCATCCAACACTCGCTGAGAAGACGACCCATCTACGCCGTGTTAGCCAGCATCTTCATCTGGGGGTTCTCCGTGCTCCACCTCAGCATCGTCTACATCATGCCTTACTACAATCCGCCCGGAACGGGATCGGTGCCCCGGAACATCTGCTATGAGGGCTTCACGGACGCTCAGCTGCAGGTCCTCCTTCCCTTCCGTCTGGAGCTGTGTATCGTTCTCTTCTGCATCCCGTTCCTCATCTCCAGCTTCTGCTACATAAACTTCATCCGCATCCTCTCGCAGCTGCCCAACATCGGGCGGCGCAGGAGGCTGCGGGCCATCGGTCTGGCTTTGGGCACTTTGTTAGTCTTCGCTCTGTGTTTCGGACCTTACAACGTCTCTCACGTGGTCGGCTTTGTAAAGAAGGAGAGCCCGGAGTGGCGGGACAAAGCGCTGCTGCTCAGCACATTCAACGCTTGTTTGGatccttttattttttacttcacGTCCGCTGCCGTGAGGAACGCGTTGGGCGCCATGGTGAGGGGGGTTTGGAATAAATGCAGGTGTCCGCAGGTCCTCTGGAGTTCAAAAAAGAAGAAACCTTCCGAAATGGAGAAAAGCAACCTGCCGAAACCACAAGAGATCAACGCAGTTTGA